TTGAAGACGCGCTCGGCCGCCAGGCGGCAGTCGCCCTCATCGGCCCGCGCCAGGTGGGCAAAACCACACTTGCGCTTGAAGACATTCAGCCGAAAAAGGCCTTTCTTGTCTATTCCGGCACCGATCGCTTTCCAAAGAGACAGGGCCTAGAAGCTATTAGTGTACGTGAAGTAGTCAAAGAACTGCACTCGCTTAAAAAATAGGCGCGCTCCGATGGGATTAATCCGCAGGAGATCGAACTCTTGGCCAAGGCCGGCCTGGATAATAAAGCGGTTCTCGCTACGGGGACGACGGTACCGGCACAATTCTGGGGGTTTGGGGACGGTCTTGGCACACTAGCAGCCGGGCATACCGCAAGCTTGCTCATTCTTGATGCCGACCCCGAGCGTGATCCGTTGACGCTATCCCGGCCCCTGGCCGTCTATCTTGATGGCATACTCATGGGCCCAAGCACGGCGCAGTGAGACGCGCCTGAGGGGGCCTACTTGTCCGCCCGCGCAGCCGGGCATATCGTAAGGCTGGAATCCTACAAAGGGGGTGGATCCATGCTCACGCAGGACTGCTATCAGACGATTCTCATCGAAAAGAGTGCGAGTGGCGTCGCGATCGCGACCCGCAACCGCCCTGAGAAGCTGAACGCCATCGATGCCACGATGCATACCGAGCTCACCACGCTGACCCTCGACGCCGACGCCGACCCGGACGTGAAGGTTCTGCTCGTCACGGGGGCAGGGCGCGCATTTTGCGCCGGGGGTGATTTCAGCGGTCAGCGGGGATCTCCCGTTACCGGCGGCGGACAGACGATGCGCGAAGCGCGCCAGATCGTCGACAATCTTCTGGATTGCTCGAAGCCCGTCATCAGCGCGGTCAACGGCTATGCCATGGGACTCGGTGCGAACTTTGCGCTTCTTGCCGATATCGTAGTGGCGGCCCGTGGCGCGACGTTTGCCGATACCCACGTCCGCATGGGAATCGGTGCCGGTGACGGCGGGCAGGTAATCTGGCCGCTGCTCATGGGCGTGAATCGCGCGAAGTACTTCATGATGACGGGCGATCGCCTCCCCGCAGAAGAGGCGGAACGCCTGGGGCTCGTCAATTTCGTCGTCGACGACGAGGAGCTCATGCCGAAGGCCATAGAAATCGCGGAGCGACTCGCAAGCGGACCGGCCCGCGCGATCTCGGCATCCAAGGTGCCCATCAACAAGTACATCAAGATGGTCTCGAATCTGGTGCTGCCGCTATCGCTCGGCCTCGAGGGAGCAACTATGGGGACCGAAGACGCCCGCGAGGCGGCACAGGCCTTCAGAGAGAAGCGCGAGCCGAAGTTCACTGGAAGTTAACGAACCGACCTTCCTTCCCTGGCAGCGTACCTATTGAGGGGTCATTGCGAGCGTAGCGAAGCAATCTCGGGGACTGGTGTATATGTTTGAGATTGCCGCAGTCGCTACGCTCCCTCGCAATGACGGATCGTTACTGCCCAGCCATATCGTAGCTGCGCAGCACCTTGCCCGGCAGCGCACCGGTACACTTCTGGCCCTCGAAGGTGATCTGTCCATTCACGATCGTGTAGCGATAGCCGTCGGCCTTCTGCACCCGCCGCCAGTCGTTGTTGGGCAGATCGTAGATGGTCTCCATCGGCAACACTCGCAGCTTCTCCAGATCATAGACCACGATGTCTGCCGGCATCCCAGCGCGCAGCCAGCCGCGGTCATGGATGCCAATGGCCCAACCCAACATGGTCGACAGCCGCCAATGTGCCTCTTCCAAGGTCATGAGCTGTTTGTCACGGATCCAATGGGCCAGAAAGTGGGTCGGATAACGGCCCAGGGTCAGGAATTTGGTATGCGCTCCGCCATCTGAGGCACCAATCAGGGTCAGCGGGTGTTTGAGGATCTGACCCACGGCGTCCTCATCACTGTTGAGAGAGTCTTGCATGGCAAACTCGGTCTTCAGGTCTTCTTCGACCGCCAGGTCTAGCAGGACATCGACCGGATGCTTGTCCTGCTCCTGAGCGATCTGAGCGATAGTCTTACCTCTGAGCGGCTCGTTCTTTTCCAGGTGTACGTCTTCGATGACCGTCGCGTCCCAGTCGATCATGCCCACCTGGCCCTGTTCGCCGTCACTGTCCTTGGACGATACGAGCACCATCCGGCGCTTTTCCATATCCTTGCGCAGAGCAGGACGCCGAGCCGGATCGGCCAGTTTGGCCTTGCGCTCTTCGCGCGTGCCC
The sequence above is drawn from the Gammaproteobacteria bacterium genome and encodes:
- a CDS encoding enoyl-CoA hydratase-related protein translates to MLTQDCYQTILIEKSASGVAIATRNRPEKLNAIDATMHTELTTLTLDADADPDVKVLLVTGAGRAFCAGGDFSGQRGSPVTGGGQTMREARQIVDNLLDCSKPVISAVNGYAMGLGANFALLADIVVAARGATFADTHVRMGIGAGDGGQVIWPLLMGVNRAKYFMMTGDRLPAEEAERLGLVNFVVDDEELMPKAIEIAERLASGPARAISASKVPINKYIKMVSNLVLPLSLGLEGATMGTEDAREAAQAFREKREPKFTGS
- a CDS encoding amidohydrolase family protein, with the translated sequence MAKAGLDNKAVLATGTTVPAQFWGFGDGLGTLAAGHTASLLILDADPERDPLTLSRPLAVYLDGILMGPSTAQ